One genomic region from Alteromonas pelagimontana encodes:
- a CDS encoding OsmC family protein, with the protein MKANVVWDEGLTFTGNTESGYKTVMDGNGNAISPMESVLLAVGACSSIDVVDILKKGRLNVAHCECALEAKRAENPPKVFEKIHAHYKVKGDGLSEKAVARAVSLSAEKYCSVMLMLKGNVAISTSFEIIAEN; encoded by the coding sequence ATGAAAGCGAATGTCGTGTGGGATGAGGGGCTGACTTTTACCGGAAATACCGAAAGCGGTTATAAAACGGTAATGGATGGTAACGGTAACGCTATATCTCCAATGGAATCCGTGCTGCTGGCAGTCGGTGCATGCTCAAGTATTGATGTTGTAGATATCCTCAAAAAGGGCCGTTTGAACGTTGCTCACTGTGAGTGTGCATTAGAGGCAAAGCGTGCAGAGAATCCGCCTAAGGTTTTTGAAAAAATTCACGCCCACTATAAAGTGAAAGGTGATGGTTTATCTGAAAAAGCCGTCGCTCGCGCAGTATCGCTTTCAGCAGAAAAGTACTGCTCAGTTATGCTGATGCTGAAAGGCAATGTAGCGATCTCCACAAGCTTTGAAATTATTGCAGAAAACTGA
- a CDS encoding efflux RND transporter periplasmic adaptor subunit, translating into MERTFSHFTQAAYFTAFIGASVMLYGCGNADAIDSTLPHEASVITIPVETTAVTTGAIASNYATTAILEAREEAFVVARASGIIEEIYVEEGDYVEKGEVLAQLDKKRYELNLSKAKADLVGLEKELDKINKVYSQKLVSDDTFDKLSAQYESAKATEKLAELDLTETTIIAPISGYIAERNAKVGNLTESFQREKMFHIVQQKALQGIVYLPESELTNIHKDQAAILTIPALADQEVIGYVERISPVVDAQTGTFKVTLRIPNQQEILKSGMFSEVALTYAIRKNATLLPRQALVSIDNKTSVFVVKDGVAQKVDVILGFQEGDHVEVLNGLTGKETVVTVGHQNLKDQSPVEVVNS; encoded by the coding sequence ATGGAACGAACTTTCTCCCATTTTACCCAAGCCGCTTATTTTACTGCCTTTATTGGTGCTAGCGTTATGTTATACGGTTGTGGTAACGCCGACGCTATCGATTCGACATTACCGCATGAAGCCAGTGTTATCACCATTCCGGTAGAAACAACGGCTGTCACGACCGGTGCCATTGCCTCGAATTATGCAACAACAGCGATATTAGAAGCCCGTGAAGAAGCCTTTGTCGTTGCGCGCGCTTCTGGCATTATCGAAGAAATTTACGTGGAAGAAGGTGACTATGTTGAAAAAGGTGAGGTTCTGGCGCAATTGGATAAAAAGCGCTACGAACTGAATTTATCTAAAGCAAAAGCCGATCTCGTAGGCCTGGAAAAAGAGCTGGATAAGATCAACAAAGTTTATTCCCAAAAATTGGTTAGCGATGACACTTTCGACAAACTTTCTGCGCAATATGAATCAGCCAAAGCGACAGAAAAACTGGCTGAGCTAGATTTAACCGAAACCACCATTATTGCGCCGATCAGCGGTTATATTGCAGAACGTAATGCCAAAGTAGGAAATCTTACAGAATCCTTTCAACGAGAAAAAATGTTCCATATCGTTCAGCAAAAAGCGCTGCAGGGAATTGTTTATCTGCCGGAAAGCGAGTTAACGAACATTCACAAAGACCAGGCCGCCATTCTGACTATTCCTGCTCTGGCAGATCAAGAAGTGATTGGATATGTAGAACGTATCAGCCCCGTAGTTGATGCCCAGACTGGTACGTTTAAAGTGACATTGCGCATACCCAACCAACAGGAAATTTTAAAATCCGGCATGTTTAGTGAAGTTGCGCTAACCTATGCCATTCGAAAAAACGCCACATTGCTGCCTCGGCAAGCACTGGTGAGCATAGACAACAAGACCAGCGTTTTTGTAGTAAAAGATGGTGTAGCACAAAAAGTTGATGTGATTCTGGGTTTCCAGGAAGGTGATCACGTTGAAGTTTTAAATGGCTTGACTGGAAAGGAAACCGTGGTAACAGTCGGCCATCAGAATCTTAAAGATCAGTCTCCCGTTGAAGTAGTAAATAGCTAA